GGCAGAGTATGCATAAACATTTCATCTCAGACCTCCAGTAAAGGACAAAGATAGGAAGTTCAGCTTAAGCGCATATACTGCTTCCAACTAAAAAGTTCATGAAGATATGAATCAAGATCAACAGTTTGCTCCAGCAGCACAATCtggtgaactttttttttttgagactaCAATCTGGTGAACTAAAACTAGTAGAAAAAAGCACACTGCATCCATCTCCCATAACAACAACATCTAATAGCTATGTAATGACTTATTAGTTCTGTACAAACTGAAATTGGCATGCATGCAACGAGCAGGTGAAATGTCCAGCTTCCTTGCCAACTGCTGTTCATGCTGTTCAAGCATGCTTTAGCTACTACGAGTAGTTGCTATTTGCTACAGTAGATGACATTGATCGTGCGCATGCACACTGACCCCAACGACGTATCCTAACCCATCTCTAGCTCCGATTCCCGATGCTATTCCTGCGGACCTGATCTGGCCGTGGCGGCCTTCCCGCCGCCGGCAGGCCATCGGCGCCCAGGCCCAGCTCCGCCGAGATCATGGCCCCCGGCCTGGCGTAGGACTGCAGCACCAGCACGGACGCCATGGTCTGGAAGTCCCTCGACGCCAGCAGGTCCCCGATGGGCCCCAGCTCCGGGCACTCGCTCCACTCCGCCATCCCCGCCGTCAACCCCGGCAGCCCCGGCGTCTTCCCCACCACGAACAGGTTCTTCCCCagcgcctccacctccctcaCCTGCGCCACCATCTCGCTCGCGTTGAACACCCCCCGCTCCCGGTACTccacccccgcgccgccgccgccggcggcgctcatGCCGTTGGCCCTGTCCAGGAACTCCCGCAGGCACGCGTCGTCGGCCTTGCGCTCCTTGAGCGCGTCGAACTCGCTCCCCGCGAAGCTTCCTCCCTTCTGGACGAAGCGGAGCACGGTGAGGTCGATGGCCGGGTTGTGCACCATGCGCGtcgccagcgccaccacctcgcGGTCGTCGCGCCCGCCGAAGAAGAGCGCCGCCACGCGGGTAGTGCACCCGgcccccgccacgccgccgaggccgcggtcCACGAGCACCCCCACCGTGCACGGCGAGAACCGCTGGATGCTCTGGTTCAGCGGCTGGATCGCCGGGTTGAACACCTCCAGCCCGCCGTCCACCGACCGGTGCTTGTGGAACGGCAGCACGATCAGCGCCGCGTGCCGGTCCTCCGCAGCGGACGTCACGTCGTCGTGCATGCTCACGTACGGcgacaccgccgccaccgtgcgcGCCGTCACGCCCGCCGCGTTCTCCTCGTACGCCATGAAGGCGTGGGAGATGTGCTTGAACTGCTGCTCCACCTGGCTGCGCCCGTGCGCCGAGTGCTCTAACGACGATGACGGTGCTGACGCGTTGATCAGGAGCAGTGCCGACGACCGCCCGGCGAACTCGATCAGGTGCAGCGCCTGCACTGCCACCGGCGACCGCTCCGAGGGCGACGCCACGTCCAAGAGAGTCAGGAGCGCCGGCACGTCGCGCGGCATGTGGACGCACGCCAGCACGTGGAACTCAGCGTTGGGCTGGGGCCACGCGATGGTGCGCCGCTTGTAGAACACGAGCCTCCGCGCCGGCTTCACAACCATGGCCAGCAGCGGCGTCACCAGCGCCGTGATCAGCGCCGACATGAACACCAGCACCGTGAACGACTGGTCGCTCATGATCTTCTTGTTCTTCCCGATGTTGAGGATGACGAGCTCGATGACTCCCTTGGTGTTGAGCAGCAGCCCGATGGAAATGCCGTCGTGCAGCGGCATGCCGAACACGCCGGCCACGCTCACCGCGGATACAACCTTGAGGATCGccgcggccagcgccgccgccatcagcaGCACCGCCGCTGGTGTGCTGGTGATCTTGGCGGTGTCCG
This genomic window from Setaria viridis chromosome 8, Setaria_viridis_v4.0, whole genome shotgun sequence contains:
- the LOC117866914 gene encoding cation/H(+) antiporter 15; its protein translation is MAAAAVSDPLAELWKHIMSADRSDLLCFYPSKITMSGIWTGDSPMDFSLPLLLFQIILITSTTRAVALLLSPLRLPRYIAEILAGFLLGPSVLGRLPHFSDIAFPVRSLFILESMSLLGLIYYTFTIGVEIELHTVLRAGLRSFWFAASSALPPFLVGAAAGYVAVSTDDSRRTGAQFINSLSFPVFLGATFCSTAFSVLARNIAQLKLAGTDVGQLSISASLINDTFAWAGLTVATALAHVRYGMVPCLWTLVSGFLIVGTSYLVVRPMLLRLTRRVAEGEVVTELQECSVLVGVMVAALVADAGGTHAIFGAFVFGLAVPNGPVGVAIVEKVEDFVVGTLLPLFFAMSGLRTDTAKITSTPAAVLLMAAALAAAILKVVSAVSVAGVFGMPLHDGISIGLLLNTKGVIELVILNIGKNKKIMSDQSFTVLVFMSALITALVTPLLAMVVKPARRLVFYKRRTIAWPQPNAEFHVLACVHMPRDVPALLTLLDVASPSERSPVAVQALHLIEFAGRSSALLLINASAPSSSLEHSAHGRSQVEQQFKHISHAFMAYEENAAGVTARTVAAVSPYVSMHDDVTSAAEDRHAALIVLPFHKHRSVDGGLEVFNPAIQPLNQSIQRFSPCTVGVLVDRGLGGVAGAGCTTRVAALFFGGRDDREVVALATRMVHNPAIDLTVLRFVQKGGSFAGSEFDALKERKADDACLREFLDRANGMSAAGGGGAGVEYRERGVFNASEMVAQVREVEALGKNLFVVGKTPGLPGLTAGMAEWSECPELGPIGDLLASRDFQTMASVLVLQSYARPGAMISAELGLGADGLPAAGRPPRPDQVRRNSIGNRS